The Bos taurus isolate L1 Dominette 01449 registration number 42190680 breed Hereford chromosome 13, ARS-UCD2.0, whole genome shotgun sequence genome contains a region encoding:
- the TUBB1 gene encoding tubulin beta-1 chain, with protein MREIVHIQIGQCGNQIGAKFWEVIGEEHGIDWAGSYCGDSALQLERISVYYNEAHGKKYVPRAVLVDLEPGTMDSIRSSRVGALFQPDSFVHGNSGAGNNWAKGYYTEGAELVDRVLDAVRTEAEGCDCLQGFQLVHSLGGGTGSGMGTLLLGKIREEYPDRILNSFSVMPSPKVSDTVVEPYNAVLALHQLVLNSDACFCIDNEALYDICFRTLRLSTPTYGDLNHLVSLTMSGITTSLRFPGQLNADLRKLAVNMVPFPRLHFFMPGFAPLTAQGSQQYRALTVAELTQQMFDARNTMAACDPRRGRYLTVACIFRGRMSTKEVDEQLLNVQTRNSSCFVEWIPNNVKVAVCDIPPRGLSMAATFIGNNTAIQELFSRISEHFSAMFKRKAFVHWYTGEGMDINEFTEAESNIQDLVSEYQQFQDARADVEEEEIGGEAEVEPADKEH; from the exons ATGCGTGAGATTGTACACATCCAGATTGGCCAGTGTGGCAACCAGATTGGAGCCAAG ttCTGGGAGGTGATTGGAGAGGAGCACGGGATAGACTGGGCCGGGAGCTACTGCGGGGACAGCGCTCTGCAGCTGGAGAGGATCAGCGTGTACTACAATGAGGCCCATG GTAAGAAGTATGTGCCCCGAGCAGTCTTGGTGGATCTGGAACCCGGGACCATGGACAGCATCCGATCCAGCCGAGTGGGGGCCCTCTTCCAACCGGACAGCTTTGTCCACG GTAACTCTGGGGCCGGTAACAACTGGGCGAAGGGCTACTACACAGAGGGCGCCGAGCTGGTGGACAGAGTGCTGGACGCAGTGCGCACCGAGGCCGAGGGCTGCGACTGCCTGCAGGGCTTCCAGCTAGTGCATTCGCTGGGTGGGGGCACGGGGTCAGGGATGGGCACACTGCTGCTGGGCAAGATCCGCGAGGAGTACCCCGACCGCATCCTGAACTCGTTCAGCGTGATGCCCTCACCAAAGGTGTCGGACACTGTGGTGGAGCCCTACAATGCCGTGCTGGCGCTGCACCAGCTTGTGCTCAACTCTGACGCCTGCTTCTGCATCGACAACGAGGCGCTCTACGACATCTGCTTCCGCACGCTGCGGCTCAGCACGCCCACCTACGGGGACCTCAACCACCTGGTGTCCCTCACCATGAGCGGCATCACTACCTCTCTGCGCTTCCCGGGCCAGCTCAATGCTGACCTGCGTAAGCTGGCCGTGAACATGGTGCCCTTCCCGCGCCTGCACTTCTTCATGCCCGGCTTCGCGCCGCTCACGGCCCAGGGCAGCCAGCAGTACCGCGCGCTGACCGTGGCCGAGCTCACCCAGCAGATGTTTGACGCCCGCAACACCATGGCTGCCTGCGACCCCCGCCGCGGCCGCTACCTCACCGTGGCCTGCATCTTCCGGGGCCGGATGTCCACGAAGGAGGTGGACGAGCAGCTGCTCAACGTGCAGACCAGGAACAGCAGCTGCTTCGTGGAGTGGATCCCCAACAACGTCAAGGTGGCCGTGTGCGACATCCCGCCCCGGGGGCTGAGCATGGCGGCCACCTTCATCGGCAACAACACAGCCATCCAGGAGCTGTTCAGCAGGATTTCCGAGCATTTCTCGGCCATGTTCAAGAGGAAGGCCTTCGTGCACTGGTACACCGGTGAGGGGATGGACATCAACGAGTTTACTGAAGCTGAGAGTAACATCCAGGATTTGGTGTCCGAATACCAACAGTTTCAAGATGCCAGAGCAGATGTGGAAGAGGAGGAGATCGGGGGGGAAGCAGAAGTGGAACCGGCAGATAAGGAACATTAA
- the PRELID3B gene encoding PRELI domain containing protein 3B isoform X1: MKIWTSEHVFDPVGPRILEKGVDCRDSGRSATFSHPWETVTTAAMQKYPNPMNPSVVGVDVLDRHIDPSGKLHSHRLLSTEWGLPSIVKSIIGAARTKTYVQEHSVVDPVEKTMELKSTNISFTNMVSVDERLIYKPHPQDPEKTILTQEAIITVKGVSLGSYLEGLMASTISSNANKGREAMEWVIHKLNAEIEELTASARGSIRTPMAAAAFVEK, translated from the exons ATGAAGATCTGGACTTCGGAGCACGTCTTTGA CCCCGTAGGCCCGAGGATCCTGGAGAAAGGCGTGGACTGTCGAGATTCTGGTCGCTCCGCCACCTTCAG CCATCCATGGGAAACCGTTACAACAGCTGCAATGCAGAAATACCCAAATCCTATGAATCCGAGTGTGGTTGGAGTTGATGTACTGGACAGACACATAGATCCCTCTGGAAAGTTGCACAGCCATAGACTTCTCAGCACAGAGTGGGGACTGCCTTCCATTGTGAAGTCT ATTATTGGTGCGGCAAGAACCAAAACATATGTGCAAGAACATTCTGTAGTGGATCCTGTAGAGAAAACAATGGAACTTAAATCTACAAAT ATTTCATTTACAAATATGGTTTCAGTAGATGAGAGACTTATATACAAACCACATCCTCAAGACCCAGAAAA AACTATTTTGACTCAAGAAGCCATAATTACTGTGAAAGGAGTCAGTCTTGGCAGTTACCTTGAAGGGCTGATGGCAAGTACGATATCATCAAATGCTAATAAA ggccgAGAAGCAATGGAGTGGGTAATACATAAATTAAATGCTGAAATTGAGGAACTGACAGCTTCAGCAAGAGGAAGCATACGGACACCAATGGCGGCAGCAGCATTTGTGGAGAAATGA
- the PRELID3B gene encoding PRELI domain containing protein 3B: MKIWTSEHVFDHPWETVTTAAMQKYPNPMNPSVVGVDVLDRHIDPSGKLHSHRLLSTEWGLPSIVKSIIGAARTKTYVQEHSVVDPVEKTMELKSTNISFTNMVSVDERLIYKPHPQDPEKTILTQEAIITVKGVSLGSYLEGLMASTISSNANKGREAMEWVIHKLNAEIEELTASARGSIRTPMAAAAFVEK; encoded by the exons ATGAAGATCTGGACTTCGGAGCACGTCTTTGA CCATCCATGGGAAACCGTTACAACAGCTGCAATGCAGAAATACCCAAATCCTATGAATCCGAGTGTGGTTGGAGTTGATGTACTGGACAGACACATAGATCCCTCTGGAAAGTTGCACAGCCATAGACTTCTCAGCACAGAGTGGGGACTGCCTTCCATTGTGAAGTCT ATTATTGGTGCGGCAAGAACCAAAACATATGTGCAAGAACATTCTGTAGTGGATCCTGTAGAGAAAACAATGGAACTTAAATCTACAAAT ATTTCATTTACAAATATGGTTTCAGTAGATGAGAGACTTATATACAAACCACATCCTCAAGACCCAGAAAA AACTATTTTGACTCAAGAAGCCATAATTACTGTGAAAGGAGTCAGTCTTGGCAGTTACCTTGAAGGGCTGATGGCAAGTACGATATCATCAAATGCTAATAAA ggccgAGAAGCAATGGAGTGGGTAATACATAAATTAAATGCTGAAATTGAGGAACTGACAGCTTCAGCAAGAGGAAGCATACGGACACCAATGGCGGCAGCAGCATTTGTGGAGAAATGA
- the TUBB1 gene encoding tubulin beta-1 chain isoform X1, with protein sequence MQSSSSWLAAGTKHKFRKGRAGGKRAPVINLREESGPRALASCLSAQSAGSNVAFSRIPLHTDLLSFCFQFWEVIGEEHGIDWAGSYCGDSALQLERISVYYNEAHGKKYVPRAVLVDLEPGTMDSIRSSRVGALFQPDSFVHGNSGAGNNWAKGYYTEGAELVDRVLDAVRTEAEGCDCLQGFQLVHSLGGGTGSGMGTLLLGKIREEYPDRILNSFSVMPSPKVSDTVVEPYNAVLALHQLVLNSDACFCIDNEALYDICFRTLRLSTPTYGDLNHLVSLTMSGITTSLRFPGQLNADLRKLAVNMVPFPRLHFFMPGFAPLTAQGSQQYRALTVAELTQQMFDARNTMAACDPRRGRYLTVACIFRGRMSTKEVDEQLLNVQTRNSSCFVEWIPNNVKVAVCDIPPRGLSMAATFIGNNTAIQELFSRISEHFSAMFKRKAFVHWYTGEGMDINEFTEAESNIQDLVSEYQQFQDARADVEEEEIGGEAEVEPADKEH encoded by the exons ATGCAGTCTTCATCTTCATGGCTAGCAGCAGGGACAAAGCATAAATTTAGGAAGGGGCGGGCAGGTGGGAAAAGGGCCCCAGTGATAAATCTCAGGGAGGAAAGCGGACCCAGAGCCCTTGCTTCCTGTCTTTCTGCTCAATCTGCCGGCTCCAACGTGGCCTTCAGCAGGATCCCTCTGCACACTGACCttctctccttctgctttcagttCTGGGAGGTGATTGGAGAGGAGCACGGGATAGACTGGGCCGGGAGCTACTGCGGGGACAGCGCTCTGCAGCTGGAGAGGATCAGCGTGTACTACAATGAGGCCCATG GTAAGAAGTATGTGCCCCGAGCAGTCTTGGTGGATCTGGAACCCGGGACCATGGACAGCATCCGATCCAGCCGAGTGGGGGCCCTCTTCCAACCGGACAGCTTTGTCCACG GTAACTCTGGGGCCGGTAACAACTGGGCGAAGGGCTACTACACAGAGGGCGCCGAGCTGGTGGACAGAGTGCTGGACGCAGTGCGCACCGAGGCCGAGGGCTGCGACTGCCTGCAGGGCTTCCAGCTAGTGCATTCGCTGGGTGGGGGCACGGGGTCAGGGATGGGCACACTGCTGCTGGGCAAGATCCGCGAGGAGTACCCCGACCGCATCCTGAACTCGTTCAGCGTGATGCCCTCACCAAAGGTGTCGGACACTGTGGTGGAGCCCTACAATGCCGTGCTGGCGCTGCACCAGCTTGTGCTCAACTCTGACGCCTGCTTCTGCATCGACAACGAGGCGCTCTACGACATCTGCTTCCGCACGCTGCGGCTCAGCACGCCCACCTACGGGGACCTCAACCACCTGGTGTCCCTCACCATGAGCGGCATCACTACCTCTCTGCGCTTCCCGGGCCAGCTCAATGCTGACCTGCGTAAGCTGGCCGTGAACATGGTGCCCTTCCCGCGCCTGCACTTCTTCATGCCCGGCTTCGCGCCGCTCACGGCCCAGGGCAGCCAGCAGTACCGCGCGCTGACCGTGGCCGAGCTCACCCAGCAGATGTTTGACGCCCGCAACACCATGGCTGCCTGCGACCCCCGCCGCGGCCGCTACCTCACCGTGGCCTGCATCTTCCGGGGCCGGATGTCCACGAAGGAGGTGGACGAGCAGCTGCTCAACGTGCAGACCAGGAACAGCAGCTGCTTCGTGGAGTGGATCCCCAACAACGTCAAGGTGGCCGTGTGCGACATCCCGCCCCGGGGGCTGAGCATGGCGGCCACCTTCATCGGCAACAACACAGCCATCCAGGAGCTGTTCAGCAGGATTTCCGAGCATTTCTCGGCCATGTTCAAGAGGAAGGCCTTCGTGCACTGGTACACCGGTGAGGGGATGGACATCAACGAGTTTACTGAAGCTGAGAGTAACATCCAGGATTTGGTGTCCGAATACCAACAGTTTCAAGATGCCAGAGCAGATGTGGAAGAGGAGGAGATCGGGGGGGAAGCAGAAGTGGAACCGGCAGATAAGGAACATTAA
- the ATP5F1E gene encoding ATP synthase subunit epsilon, mitochondrial, whose protein sequence is MVAYWRQAGLSYIRYSQICAKAVRDALKTEFKANAMKTSGSTIKIVKVKKE, encoded by the exons ATGGTGGCGTACTGGCGACAGGCTGGACTCAG CTACATCCGATACTCCCAGATCTGTGCAAAAGCAGTCAGAGATGCACTGAAGACTGAATTCAAAGCAAACGCCATGAAGACTTCTGGCAGcaccataaaaattgtgaaagtgaaaaaggaataa